Proteins encoded together in one Longimicrobium sp. window:
- the argB gene encoding acetylglutamate kinase: protein MSVSVIKLGGNEVDDREWLARLADAVAARAGRAVLVHGGGKEVTALQRALGAEPEWRDGLRVTSDEGMRAVAMVLSGLVNKRIASALLTAGVDAVGISGEDGALLEAVVARGGAMGRTGEVRRVRSALLHGLLAQGLVPVVSPVSRGPDGRAINVNADDAAAAVAAAMGAGELLFVSNVPGVLAGGEVVGAIGADEVEALIADGTAAGGMAPKLRAAARAAAGGVGRVRIGGVEMLGDEAAGTRVHAARTEAGATPEGAWR, encoded by the coding sequence TCTCGGTCATCAAGCTGGGCGGCAACGAGGTGGACGACCGCGAGTGGCTGGCGCGGCTGGCCGATGCGGTCGCCGCGCGCGCGGGTCGGGCGGTGCTGGTGCACGGCGGCGGCAAGGAGGTCACCGCCCTCCAGCGCGCCCTCGGCGCCGAGCCGGAGTGGCGCGACGGGCTGCGCGTGACCAGCGACGAGGGGATGCGCGCCGTCGCGATGGTTCTCTCCGGGCTCGTCAACAAGCGGATCGCCTCCGCGCTGCTGACGGCCGGCGTGGACGCGGTGGGGATCTCCGGCGAGGACGGTGCGCTGCTGGAGGCCGTCGTGGCGCGCGGCGGGGCGATGGGGCGCACCGGCGAGGTGCGGCGGGTCAGGAGCGCGCTCCTCCACGGCCTCCTCGCGCAGGGACTGGTGCCCGTGGTGTCGCCGGTGTCGCGCGGGCCGGACGGGCGGGCGATCAACGTCAACGCGGACGACGCGGCGGCGGCGGTGGCGGCGGCGATGGGAGCCGGCGAGCTCCTCTTCGTCTCCAACGTCCCCGGCGTGCTGGCGGGCGGCGAGGTGGTCGGCGCGATCGGCGCGGACGAGGTGGAGGCCCTGATCGCGGACGGCACGGCGGCGGGTGGGATGGCTCCCAAGCTCCGCGCGGCCGCGCGGGCGGCGGCGGGCGGGGTGGGGCGGGTGAGGATCGGGGGGGTGGAGATGCTGGGCGATGAGGCCGCGGGGACCCGCGTGCACGCCGCCCGGACGGAAGCGGGGGCGACCCCGGAGGGAGCGTGGAGATGA